The Streptomyces hundungensis genome contains the following window.
CTGACCAGGTCTTTCAGCCGGGTAGCGACGGGGCCGTAGCAGACGTAGTAGGCGAGGTCCGTGGGGTCTTTGAGGCTCCGGCGGGCCAGGACCCAGTGGCCGTGGCCGTTCTCCCACCAGATCCGGATCGGGATCCGCGCCCACTGGTACATGCGCTCGCCATGGGATCCCTTCCCGGCGGACAGGCGCTTCCACGCCTGCGGCGCGAGACCGGTGACGAGGTCGTCGACACGGCGTTCACCCATGCCGCGGGTGATGACGGTGTCGCTGGTCTTCACGCACATCACATGGCTGATGGCCCGCTGTTCCATCCAGCACCTGAGGGATTTCGACTGTCCGTAGGCCTCGTCCGCGGTGACCCACGCGAACGGGACGCCGGCCTCCACCGCACGAAGGAGCATGGCCTTGAAGTGCTCCGTCTTCGTCGCGAACAACACCTCGTCCGGAATCCCCGCGTCCCGGCACCGCTCACGGTCGTCCGTCCACGAGGCGGGCACATACAGCTCCCGGTCGATCAGAGCCCGGCCTTTCGGCGAGGCGTAGGCCAGAAAGGTGCCGACCTGGCAATTTTCCGTACGTCCAGCCGTTCCGGAATACTGCCGCTGGACGCCGGCCGAGCGCACACCCTTCTTCAGGAAGCCAGTGTCGTCCCCGATCAGGACGCCGTCCTTGTCACCGATCGTCTCCACAACGTAGTCCCGCACATCGTCACGGACTGCGTCCGCGTCCCAGTCCGCCTCGCCCAACAGCCGCTGCATCCCGATCGGCAGCCGGTCACCAGCCCGTTCCGCCAGAGTCCAGCCGTTCTTCCGCTCCAATGGAGCGATCAGGCCTCGCATATACGCAAGCGCCCGCGCACGAGGCTCCGACCTCACGAAACGCGACGCGAACCTGGCATGTAAACCCGCCAGCACCCCGTCCCACTGCCCAACCAACCCCACCCCGAGCTCAGCCATACACCAACTCAACCACACACAAGTGTGATTGCAGTACTAGGGGTGGGCAGCTGATGGTGTGGGGATAGGCATTTCGACTTCGGGTCGCTTCTTTCTACATCCGCGGACGTGCCTGGCGACGGCGGGCAAATGCTCGGCAGGCCGTCGCTACTTCAACCGCGTTGGACAGCCTCATTGACCGGCTCGGGTTGCACGTCGACGCACGACATACGCGTCGCGCCATCCAGCAGACCCGTTCGACGTTGGAGACGGTCCCTTGGGTTGTCATGCTGGTTCCTGGCGTGACGTTGATCGTTTCAGACGCCCTTCTGAGCGACGCCGTTTGGGCCCTTCACCGCGTCACTGCTGCCCTGGGTGCGGACTCGCTTGCAGGAAGTTTCAGTCGATACAGCGTACTGATGCGGCACCTGGATACGCTGCCGCCCGGCCCCGACCGCACGCATATGCTCATAGTCTCGATCACGTGGACCGCGGTGCTGTTTGTCGGAGCGATAGTGCCTATGGAACGCCGCACGGTCCTGCACCGGTGTTCGCTGACGTTCCAGGTCGTCCCCGTCCTGAGTAGCTGTGCCAAGGCAAAGTCCCGCTCTCCCATTAATCGGGCGGGAGCCCTGCGTGAGCTGGACCGCAGATGTCGAGCGTTCGAGCGGCAGGTACTCAAGGCTCATCGCCGCGTCGGTGGCATATCGCGCCGGTCACCCCGGCAGAAGCCTGCTCTGCGGCACGCACACCTTGTTGCGGGTGCCCTGCGGGCTCAGCTGGCACGGCTGGACATGACGCCGGATGCCGGCATCGAGCAACTCGCCCTTATGGTCGTGGAGATCAGCGAGCGTCATGCCACAGGACGGGTCAGCCAGCTCCTTCCGCAAGAAGTTCTCAACGGGGTCGTGCCCGTATCTCGATCAAGCACAGCGATCCGAGAGTCCGTCCATGTCGCTGCGGTGATCGCGGCAGCTCTGGCAGCCGTGATCACCGTGAACGCTCTGGTACCTGATTCGGCTGTATCAAGTGATCTCCGGCCGTGGCTCCTGGCGGGAGCTGCCGCCGTCACAGCCATTCTGATCGGAGGCTGGCAGCGCGTCGTACGCCTTCTGGAAGCTCTGCCCGTCAAATAGAGGAGCCGTCACTCGGGCCAGGGGGCCCGGGGCGCAGCTCCACTTCTTGTGCCCGCGGGGGAGGCCTGCGGGTCTGGGCGCATGGAGAACTCTTGCCAGTGGGCACTGCGGGACGTCAGTACTCCTTCAACCGGCACAGGTGCACCACTGCCATTGGCGGGGCGACACTGTCCTTGATCGTATTCAGCGGCAACTGAGTCGGCACAGCCCCGAAATCCGCGC
Protein-coding sequences here:
- a CDS encoding IS701 family transposase, coding for MAELGVGLVGQWDGVLAGLHARFASRFVRSEPRARALAYMRGLIAPLERKNGWTLAERAGDRLPIGMQRLLGEADWDADAVRDDVRDYVVETIGDKDGVLIGDDTGFLKKGVRSAGVQRQYSGTAGRTENCQVGTFLAYASPKGRALIDRELYVPASWTDDRERCRDAGIPDEVLFATKTEHFKAMLLRAVEAGVPFAWVTADEAYGQSKSLRCWMEQRAISHVMCVKTSDTVITRGMGERRVDDLVTGLAPQAWKRLSAGKGSHGERMYQWARIPIRIWWENGHGHWVLARRSLKDPTDLAYYVCYGPVATRLKDLVRVAGARWAVEECFQTAKGECGLDHYQVRLYHAWYRHITLAMAALAALTAVRACELSKGETAVA